In the Nerophis ophidion isolate RoL-2023_Sa linkage group LG01, RoL_Noph_v1.0, whole genome shotgun sequence genome, one interval contains:
- the nkx3-1 gene encoding homeobox protein Nkx-3.1: MSDPVKPRTSFLIDDILSTKDHAARGRLRTADGWEEDADKSSGSAEETAAALDKTCPGTSRSDRSPAAGKTKRSRAAFTHLQVLELEKRFKEQKYLSAPERAHLAGALRLTETQVKIWFQNRRYKTKRKQQGAELWKDAYKVDHTALISTFCRCGPFLWDYRGPWRPALWGKWE; this comes from the exons ATGTCCGATCCGGTCAAACCCCGGACGTCCTTCCTCATCGACGACATCCTGTCCACGAAGGACCACGCCGCCCGAGGGCGTCTGCGGACGGCGGACGGATGGGAGGAAGACGCCGACAAGTCGTCCGGGTCGGCGGAGGAGACTG CCGCGGCCCTGGACAAGACCTGTCCCGGCACGTCCCGGTCCGACCGCTCCCCGGCGGCGGGGAAAACCAAGCGGTCCCGGGCGGCGTTCACACACCTGCAGGTGCTGGAGCTGGAGAAGAGGTTCAAAGAGCAGAAGTACCTGTCTGCCCCGGAGAGAGCGCACCTGGCCGGCGCCTTGCGGCTGACGGAGACGCAGGTGAAGATCTGGTTTCAGAACCGCAGGTACAAGACCAAGAGGAAGCAGCAGGGGGCCGAGTTGTGGAAGGACGCTTACAAAGTGGACCACACGGCTCTCATCAGCACCTTCTGTCGGTGCGGACCCTTCTTGTGGGACTACAGGGGGCCGTGGAGGCCCGCCTTGTGGGGGAAGTGGGAGTAA